In the genome of Raphanus sativus cultivar WK10039 chromosome 4, ASM80110v3, whole genome shotgun sequence, one region contains:
- the LOC130510922 gene encoding phosphatidylinositol 4-phosphate 5-kinase 4-like: MSLEKKKKMSKEQNCVLKAWEVTMKKTQQAKKRANNIFGTVSVAPQTDDESTSTNEHDDESSIGEMYHAEKVLPNGDYYTGQWYDSFPHGHGKYLWTDGCTYIGEWYNGKTMGKGKFGWPSGATYEGEFKNGYMDGTGTYTGPSGDTYRGQWVMNLKHGHGIKSFANGDVYDGEWRRGLQEAQGKYRWRDESYYIGEWKNGTISGRGTFVWSDGSRYEGFWDDGFPSGNGTFKWDDGSIYVGHWSKDPEEMNGTYYPSENEGSLEWDPKDVFNNLSEYNICSGERVPVLPSQKKLSVWNSSKRVERPRRTSVDGRVSVGVDRAFEKMNMWGSESGEGAADIDSTTRRDLDAEIMRLEAGDFIQSLKPSPVPMRLPRAGKKQGETISKGHRNYDLMLNLQLGIRHAVGKQAPVVSLDLKHSAFDPKEKVWTRFPPEGTKYTPPHQSTEFKWKDYCPLVFRSLRKLFKVDPADYMLSLCGNDALRELSSPGKSGMFFYLTNDDRYMIKTMKKAETKVFLRMLAAYYNHVRAFENTLVIKFYGLHCVKLTGTIQKKVRFVIMGNLFCSEYSIHRRFDLKGSSLGRTTDKPESQINSNTILKDLDLNFIFRLQKAWFQEFTRQVDKDCEFLEQERIMDYSLLVGIHFREASVAGELIPSGARTPIGEFEDETAPRLSRADVDQLLSDPTRWASIRLGGNMPARAERTMRRSDCEFQLVGEPTGEYYEVVMIFGIIDILQDYDISKKLEHAYKSIQYDPTSISAVDPRLYSRRFRDFIFKVFTEDN; this comes from the exons ATGTCtctagaaaagaaaaagaaaatgagcaAGGAACAAAACTGTGTTCTAAAAGCTTGGGAGGTGACAATGAAAAAGACCCAACAAGCCAAGAAGCGAGCAAACAACATTTTTGGGACAGTATCTGTAGCTCCACAAACAGATGATGAAAGTACATCAACCAATGAGCATGATGATGAGAGCAGCATAGGTGAAATGTACCATGCAGAGAAAGTACTACCTAATGGAGACTACTACACAGGTCAATGGTATGATAGTTTTCCCCACGGACACGGTAAGTATCTATGGACAGATGGTTGCACGTACATTGGTGAATGGTACAATGGCAAGACTATGGGGAAAGGGAAGTTTGGTTGGCCTTCTGGTGCAACATATGAAGGTGAATTCAAAAATGGATACATGGATGGGACTGGGACTTACACAGGTCCTAGTGGAGATACTTATAGAGGTCAGTGGGTGATGAACCTAAAACATGGACATGGGATCAAGAGTTTTGCAAACGGAGATGTGTATGATGGTGAATGGAGGAGGGGTTTGCAAGAAGCTCAAGGTAAGTATCGTTGGAGAGATGAGAGTTATTACATTGGTGAATGGAAGAACGGTACTATTTCTGGCAGAGGTACTTTTGTTTGGTCGGATGGTAGTAGATACGAAGGGTTTTGGGACGATGGTTTCCCTAGTGGAAACGGGACTTTCAAATGGGATGATGGGAGTATCTACGTTGGTCATTGGTCTAAAGACCCTGAAGAAATGAACGGTACTTATTATCCATCAGAGAACGAAGGGAGCCTTGAGTGGGATCCTAAAGATGTGTTTAATAACCTGAGTGAATACAACATATGCAGTGGTGAGAGGGTTCCTGTGTTGCCTTCACAGAAGAAGCTCTCTGTATGGAACTCTTCCAAGCGTGTAGAGAGACCAAGGAGGACTTCTGTGGATGGTAGGGTAAGTGTTGGTGTAGATAGAGCGTTTGAGAAAATGAATATGTGGGGAAGTGAAAGCGGTGAAGGCGCTGCTGATATTGATTCCACCACAAGGAGAGACTTGGATGCGGAAATAATGAGACTTGAGGCTGGAGACTTCATTCAAAGCTTGAAACCTAGCCCTGTGCCTATGAGGCTGCCAAGGGCAGGGAAGAAGCAAGGTGAGACAATATCAAAAGGCCATCGAAATTACGACCTTATGCTTAATCTACAGCTTGGAATCAG ACATGCTGTTGGGAAACAAGCTCCAGTTGTGTCTCTTGATCTTAAACATTCAGCTTTTGATCCAAAGGAGAAGGTGTGGACAAGGTTTCCACCAGAAGGAACCAAATATACACCTCCTCATCAATCTACTGAGTTCAAATGGAAAGACTATTGCCCATTAGTTTTCAG GAGCTTGAGGAAGCTATTCAAGGTAGATCCAGCTGATTACATGTTATCGTTATGCGGTAATGATGCACTTAGGGAGCTATCATCACCTGGTAAAAGTGGAATGTTTTTCTACTTAACAAACGATGATCGTTATATGATAAAGACAATGAAGAAGGCAGAAACTAAA GTGTTTCTTAGAATGCTTGCAGCATATTACAACCATGTTAGAGCATTTGAGAACACTTTGGTTATTAAATTCTACGGTCTCCACTGTGTGAAATTGACAGGAACAATTCAAAAGAAGGTGAGGTTTGTTATTATGGGAAACCTATTCTGCTCTGAGTACTCAATCCACAGACGCTTTGATCTGAAAGGATCTTCTCTTGGTCGTACAACTGATAAACCTGAATCTCAAATCAACTCAAACACAATCTTGAAAGATCTTGATCTGAATTTTATATTCAGACTACAGAAAGCTTGGTTCCAAGAATTCACCAG gCAAGTTGATAAAGACTGTGAGTTTCTAGAACAGGAAAGAATCATGGACTACAGTCTTCTTGTTGGGATTCATTTCAGAGAAGCATCAGTGGCTGGAGAGCTGATTCCTTCTGGAGCACGCACGCCTATTGGTGAATTTGAAGATGAAACAGCACCTCGTCTCTCCAGAGCAGACGTGGATCAGCTTCTGTCTGATCCCACAAG GTGGGCTAGTATCAGACTTGGAGGAAACATGCCGGCTCGAGCAGAGAGGACAATGAGAAGAAGCGACTGCGAGTTCCAGCTAGTTGGGGAACCAACAGGAGAGTATTACGAGGTTGTCATGATCTTTGGTATCATAGACATTCTTCAGGATTACGACATCAGCAAGAAACTTGAACATGCTTACAAGAGCATTCAGTACGATCCTACTTCCATCTCAGCCGTTGATCCAAGGCTGTACTCGAGACGTTTCCGTGATTTCATCTTCAAGGTTTTCACCGAGGACAATTGA
- the LOC108829415 gene encoding LOW QUALITY PROTEIN: transcription factor ORG2-like (The sequence of the model RefSeq protein was modified relative to this genomic sequence to represent the inferred CDS: inserted 1 base in 1 codon; deleted 1 base in 1 codon), whose product MCALFPSLFPNFDWPSTAGYVSYYLGGENLSDMFLDCPVPETYEVAHHQYNLGVSVSSEGNGIDNXPAVIKKVSHNASERDRRKKINSLFSSLRSCLPTSDHSKKLSISATVSRGLKYIPELQEQVKKLSQRKEELLVRVSGQRDIEHYVKPQPKAVACYVSTVSATKLGDNEVMVQISSSKIHNFSISTVLTGLEEDGFVLVDVSSSRSQGERLFYALHLQMNNMDNHYKINCEELRERMLHLYEKIENSFR is encoded by the exons ATGTGTGCACTTTTCCCTTCGTTGTTTCCAAACTTTGATTGGCCGTCGACAGCAGGTTACGTGAGCTACTACCTCGGCGGAGAAAACCTCAGCGATATGTTCCTTGATTGTCCGGTACCGGAAACGTATGAAGTGGCTCATCATCAGTACAACTTAGGAGTTTCTGTTTCGTCGGAGGGAAATGGAATAGATA AACCGGCTGTTATCAAGAAGGTTAGTCACAATGCTAGTGAGCGTGACCGTCGCAAGAAGATCAACTCTTTGTTCTCATCCCTCCGATCATGTCTTCCAACCTCAGATCATTCA AAGAAGCTAAGTATTTCTGCCACCGTTTCACGAGGCTTGAAATACATACCAGAGTTGCAAGAGCAAGTGAAGAAGTTATCACAAAGGAAGGAAGAACTCTTGGTGCGAGTATCAGGTCAAAGAGACATTGAACATTACGTTAAGCCACAACCAAAGGCAGTTGCATGTTATGTCTCCACTGTTTCCGCGACTAAGCTTGGAGACAACGAAGTGATGGTCCAAATTTCATCATCCAAGATCCACAACTTCTCGATATCCACTGTATTAACTGGGTTAGAAGAAGATGGTTTTGTTCTTGTGGATGTTTCATCTTCAAGGTCTCAAGGGGAAAGGCTTTTCTACGCTTTGCATCTTCAAATGAACAATATGGATAatcattacaaaataaattgCGAAGAGTTAAGGGAAAGGATGTTGCACTTGTAtgagaaaata gaaaattcgTTTAGGTGA
- the LOC108829411 gene encoding transcription factor ORG3-like — protein sequence MCALVPPVFPNFGWPSTGEYESYYLAGENLDDFTFLDFPAQETYGVEHHQEIQELLGVSVPSEGNGVVTKKLNHNASERDRRKKINSLFSSLRSCLPASDQSKKLSIPQTVSRSLKYIPELQGEVKKLIKKKEELLVRVSSQRDIEHYVEPQPKAVTRYVSTISATRLGDNEVMVQISSSKIHNFSVSNVLSGLEEDGFVLVDVSSSRSHGERLFYTLHLQMGNIDNHNLTCEELNQRMLYLYEECGNSFR from the exons atgtGTGCACTAGTCCCTCCAGTGTTCCCAAACTTTGGGTGGCCGTCGACAGGAGAGTACGAGAGTTACTACCTGGCCGGAGAGAACCTCGACGACTTTACGTTTCTTGATTTTCCAGCACAAGAGACATATGGAGTGGAACATCATCAGGAGATTCAGGAATTGTTGGGGGTCTCTGTTCCGTCCGAGGGCAATGGGGTCGTGACCAAGAAGCTTAATCACAATGCTAGTGAGCGTGACCGTCGCAAGAAGATCAACTCTTTGTTCTCGTCTCTCCGTTCATGTCTTCCAGCTTCTGATCAGTCG AAGAAGTTAAGTATTCCTCAGACGGTTTCTCGGAGCTTGAAGTACATACCGGAGCTACAAGGAGAAGTGAAgaagttaataaaaaagaagGAAGAACTCTTGGTGCGAGTATCGAGTCAAAGAGACATTGAACATTACGTTGAGCCGCAACCAAAGGCCGTTACACGTTACGTCTCGACCATTTCTGCGACTAGGCTTGGAGACAACGAAGTGATGGTCCAAATCTCATCGTCCAAGATTCATAACTTTTCAGTATCTAATGTGTTAAGTGGGTTAGAAGAAGATGGGTTTGTTCTTGTGGATGTTTCATCTTCAAGGTCTCATGGAGAAAGGCTCTTCTACACTTTACATCTTCAAATGGGAAATATAGATAATCACAATCTGACGTGCGAAGAGCTAAACCAGAGAATGTTGTACTTGTATGAGGAATGTGGAAACTCGTTTAGATGA
- the LOC108829410 gene encoding protein STRICTOSIDINE SYNTHASE-LIKE 9-like, whose translation MPISEKIPTWAVVPATFAVFSVISYQILIAPDNLNGTKNVLSMAKTIPLPVDGPESIEWDPQGGGPYAAVVDGRILKWRGDGLGWVEFAYTSPHRGNCSRHEVVPTCGRPLGLSFEKKTGDLYICDGYFGVMKVGPEGGLAELVVDQVEGRKVMFANQMDIDEEEDVFYFNDSSDKYHFREVFYVTVNGERSGRVIRYNKKTKEAKVVMDNLRCNNGLALNKDRSFLISCESATGLVHRYWIKGPKAGTRDIFAKVPGYPDNIRLTPTGDFWIGIHCKKNLFGRLAVNNYQWLGKLVEKTVKLELLIGLVNGFKPHGVAVKISGETGEIVEILEDKEGKTMQYVSEAYERDDGKIWFGSVFKPAVWVLDRK comes from the exons ATGCCGATTAGTGAGAAAATTCCGACTTGGGCCGTTGTTCCGGCTACTTTTGCCGTCTTTTCCGTAATTTCGTATCAGATCCTAATCGCGCCGGACAATTTGAACGGCACCAAAAATGTATTGTCGATGGCTAAGACCATACCACTTCCTGTCGATGGACCAGAGAGCATCGAGTGGGATCCGCAAGGAGGGGGTCCTTATGCTGCTGTTGTGGACGGCCGTATTCTCAAGTGGCGTGGAGATGGTCTCGGTTGGGTTGAGTTCGCATACACATCTCCTCACAG AGGAAACTGTTCACGGCATGAAGTAGTACCTACATGTGGAAGGCCACTTGGACTTAGTTTCGAGAAGAAAACAGGAGACTTGTACATCTGTGATGGTTACTTTGGGGTCATGAAAGTGGGGCCAGAAGGAGGCTTGGCTGAGTTGGTAGTGGACCAGGTTGAAGGTCGCAAAGTAATGTTTGCGAACCAGATGGATATTGACGAAGAGGAAGATGTCTTCTACTTCAATGATAGTAGTGACAAGTATCATTTCAG GGAAGTATTTTACGTGACTGTCAACGGTGAGCGGTCAGGAAGAGTGATCAGATACAACAAGAAGACGAAAGAGGCCAAAGTTGTCATGGACAATCTCCGTTGTAACAACGGTTTGGCTCTAAACAAAGATAGATCTTTCTTAATCTCATGTGAGTCTGCCACTGGCCTTGTCCATAGATATTGGATTAAAGGTCCTAAAGCCGGGACTCGTGATATCTTCGCCAAGGTTCCTGGTTATCCTGACAACATCCGTTTAACACCCACGGGTGATTTTTGGATTGGCATACACTGTAAGAAAAACTTATTTGGAAGACTGGCCGTGAATAATTATCAGTGGTTAGGTAAGTTGGTTGAAAAGACGGTGAAGTTAGAGTTGTTGATTGGGTTAGTGAACGGGTTTAAGCCGCATGGGGTCGCCGTCAAAATATCCGGGGAGACGGGGGAGATAGTTGAGATACTTGAGGACAAAGAAGGGAAGACAATGCAGTATGTGAGTGAGGCTTATGAGAGAGATGATGGTAAGATATGGTTTGGGTCGGTTTTTAAGCCTGCCGTATGGGTTCTTGATCGCAAGTGA